The Lactuca sativa cultivar Salinas chromosome 2, Lsat_Salinas_v11, whole genome shotgun sequence genome includes a window with the following:
- the LOC111903256 gene encoding cysteine and histidine-rich domain-containing protein RAR1 translates to MKEWSCCKKRSHDFTLFLEIPGCKTGKHTTEKPVIAKKATPAAPPKQAIKTPSPSTKESCPRCRQGFFCSDHGSQVKAMNTKPSYQPQSTTSEKVDLDLKESGKTPVKKIVDIHQPQICKNKGCGQTFKEIDNHETACNYHPGPAVFHDRMRGWKCCDVHVKEFDEFMGIPPCAKGWHDAEAAS, encoded by the exons ATGAAAGAATGGAGCTGTTGCAAAAAAAGGAGTCATGATTTCACCTTATTTCTGGAAATTCCAGG ATGCAAGACAGGCAAACACACAACTGAAAAGCCAGTGATAGCAAAAAAGGCTACCCCTGCTGCTCCTCCAAAACAAGCAATCAAAACTCCATCTCCTTCAACTAAAGAATCTTGCCCTAGATGTCGTCAAGGATTCTTTTGCTCTGACCATG GATCACAAGTGAAAGCTATGAATACAAAGCCTTCATATCAACCTCAATCTACTACTTCAGAGAAGGTTGATTTAGATTTGAAGGAAAGTGGGAAAACTCCAGTGAAGAAAATTGTTGACATACACCAGCCTCAGATCTGCAAAAACAAGGGATGTGGTCAGACTTTCAAGGAAATTGATAACCATGAGACTGCTTGTAATTACCATCCTGGCCCTGCTGTCTTCCATGACCGAATGAGAGGG TGGAAATGCTGTGATGTTCATGTGAAGGAGTTTGATGAGTTCATGGGCATTCCACCATGTGCTAAAGGATGGCATGATGCAGAGGCAGCATCCTAA
- the LOC111903255 gene encoding CDGSH iron-sulfur domain-containing protein NEET — protein MASIIGVGIPFGLSSPPHALKTSTRVGGVATQFSHSTRRMVAVKAEVGGINPEIRKSEDKVVDSVVVTELAKPVTPYCRCWRSGTFPLCDGSHVKHNKATGDNVGPLLLKK, from the exons ATGGCGAGCATTATTGGAGTTGGGATTCCGTTCGGCTTATCATCACCACCGCATGCACTCAAGACATCCACCAGAGTCGGCGGAGTTGCGACACAATTCAGCCACTCCACACGGCGGATGGTGGCGGTAAAAGCAGAGGTTGGTGGTATAAACCCTGAAATCAGGAAAAGCGAAGACAAAGTCGTCGATTCCGTCGTCGTTACAGAACTCGCCAAACCCGTTACTCCTTATTGCAG GTGTTGGAGATCTGGGACTTTCCCGCTTTGCGATGGTAGCCATGTAAAGCACAACAAAGCTACCGGAGATAATGTTGGGCCTCTGTTGCTgaaaaagtaa